The nucleotide sequence CACGGGGACAGTTCCGGTGGCATCCCTGACCGCCACCAAGCTGCGTTGGCTGGCACGGAACGAACCCGAAAATGCCCGGCGGACGGCTGCGGTGTGCCTTCCCCACGACTGGCTGTCCTGGCGCCTGGCCGGTCATGGTCCGGGAACGGGACCGGAATCCTTGGAACTCCTGCGCACCGATCGCTCCGATGCATCGGGCACCGGGTATTACTCCGCAACCAACGGCGGGTATCTTCCGGAGGTCCTGGAGAGCACCCTGGGGCATCTGCCAATCCTGCCAGGGGTGGTCGGCCCGCTGGAGGCGGCCGGCAAGACCCCGTCCGGCGCCCTGATTGGTCCGGGAGCCGGCGACAACGCGGCGGCGGGACTCGGCGTGAGCGCCGCCGTCGGGGATGTTGTTATTTCGATCGGAACATCCGGCACTGTCTTCGCGGTTTCGGATGTCCCGTCCCAGGATGCCAGCGGATTGGTGGCCGGCTTCGCCGACGCCACAGGGAACTTCCTTCCGCTGGCCTGCACGCTCAATGCCACGCGGATCTTCGATGCCACGGCGGCGCTGCTGGGCGTGAGCCTGACAGAGCTCGGCGAACTTGCACTGTCCGCCCCGGAGGGCGCCGACGGATTGACGCTCATCCCCTATTTCGAGGGCGAACGGACTCCAAACCTTCCTGACGCTACCGGTTCGCTCCACGGCCTCACCCTGTCCAATTACAAGCCCGCCAACCTTGCCCGGGCTGCGGTGGAAGGCGTTATCGGTTCATTGGCTGACGGCCTGTCCGCACTTCAGGCCCAGGGCGTTGAGGCCCGGCGCATCATCCTTGTAGGCGGCGGCGCCCAATCCGAAGCCGTCCAACAGGTTGCGGCCTCGGCCTTCGGCCTGCCCGTGTTCGTTCCCCGGCCCGGTGAATACGTGGCCGACGGCGCTGCGCGGCAAGCCGCGGGTGTCCTCACGGGCCAGCTGCCCGAATGGCCCTTGGACGGCCTGACCGTGAACCGCGGCGATAGTGCTGGCGTGGCCCCCTTACTGGAAAGGTACCGCCATTACGCCACCAAGGCTGCCATCGGCTGATCACGGTTGCCGGTGCTCTATCGTGACAGGGTGAGCTCTGAACAATCTGCATCAGCCCGCCCGCCTGTCATGGAGGACGTCGCCCGCGTGGCCGGGGTTTCCCACCAGACCGTCTCCCGCGTCC is from Paenarthrobacter nicotinovorans and encodes:
- a CDS encoding xylulokinase, giving the protein MPLVAGIDSSTQSCKVVIRDSATGALVRQGRASHPDGTEVHPDHWWTALQEAIAAAGGLDDVDAVSVGGQQHGMVCLDETGEVVRPALLWNDTRSARDAEELILDAGQGDPVAGSAYWASSTGTVPVASLTATKLRWLARNEPENARRTAAVCLPHDWLSWRLAGHGPGTGPESLELLRTDRSDASGTGYYSATNGGYLPEVLESTLGHLPILPGVVGPLEAAGKTPSGALIGPGAGDNAAAGLGVSAAVGDVVISIGTSGTVFAVSDVPSQDASGLVAGFADATGNFLPLACTLNATRIFDATAALLGVSLTELGELALSAPEGADGLTLIPYFEGERTPNLPDATGSLHGLTLSNYKPANLARAAVEGVIGSLADGLSALQAQGVEARRIILVGGGAQSEAVQQVAASAFGLPVFVPRPGEYVADGAARQAAGVLTGQLPEWPLDGLTVNRGDSAGVAPLLERYRHYATKAAIG